From Lonchura striata isolate bLonStr1 chromosome 3, bLonStr1.mat, whole genome shotgun sequence, one genomic window encodes:
- the CD93 gene encoding complement component C1q receptor, translating to MATRALLLLSLLAWSCGEEDVEVLCADSACYTLHRDESSWKSAQERCKDNGGNLAPVGSAGEAARLRELLARDDRAGPAWLGLALPRGHCVRPQEPLRGFSWVAGGAPGNFSEWASEPAVTCVSARCVALRPPGPHGPGGWADRACRSTLPAFLCKFSFQGMCGLLPLAGRGAVTYTAPFGVRSARLAAAPFGTLAEVECDGGQASAFAVCKGPLDGGGFAWHPPGPLCPVNCGSHNGGCQQLCLDVPGESPRCACRPGYVLAADMASCVPEDSCHPNPCQGSCRALPGGFECGCEPGYALAADGRGCSDVDECESGPCQHQCHNFPGGFQCHCRPGYSPAGPAGHHCHDVDECAQPHACPQLCINIPGSFRCTCRPGFQRQPGGESCLDVDECLRDPCPGACRNFPGGYECLCPPGSLRDADGHGCSPGDAMPNSIPQSSGIPQSASSIPQSSTVILESSSIPQSSGIPRTAGTPWTTSIPRTLGMPTAGLGVGSDEHSADGPRLLLYYIVGSLVAILLLLALALALVACRKRAAKREKPPAKNAADNYCWVPEQPESRGERR from the coding sequence ATGGCCACCCGGGCGCTCCTGCTGCTGTCGCTGCTGGCCTGGAGCTGTGgagaggaggacgtggaggtgCTGTGCGCCGACAGCGCCTGCTATACTTTGCACCGGGAtgagagcagctggaaaagcGCCCAGGAGCGCTGCAAGGATAACGGGGGCAACCTGGCGCCGGTGGGCAGCGCCGGCGAGGCCGCGCGGCTGcgggagctgctggccagagaCGACCGGGCCGGCCCGGCCTGGCTCGGGCTTGCCCTGCCCCGGGGTCACTGCGTGCGGCCGCAGGAGCCGCTGCGAGGCTTCTCCTGGGTGGCCGGCGGGGCGCCGGGCAACTTCTCGGAGTGGGCATCTGAGCCGGCGGTCACCTGCGTGAGCGCCCGCTGTGTCGCCCTGCGGCCACCCGGCCCGCACGGCCCCGGCGGCTGGGCGGACCGCGCCTGCCGCAGCACGCTCCCGGCTTTCCTCTGCAAGTTCAGCTTCCAGGGCATGTGCGGGCTCCTGCCGCTGGCCGGCCGCGGCGCGGTCACCTACACCGCCCCGTTCGGTGTGCGCAGCGCCCGCCTGGCCGCCGCTCCCTTCGGGACGCTGGCCGAGGTGGAGTGCGACGGCGGCCAGGCTTCGGCCTTCGCCGTCTGCAAGGGGCCGCTAGACGGGGGTGGCTTCGCCTGGCACCCGCCGGGTCCCCTGTGCCCGGTCAACTGCGGCAGCCACAACGGcggctgccagcagctctgcctggatgtGCCCGGCGAGTCCCCGCGCTGCGCCTGCCGACCCGGCTACGTGCTGGCCGCCGACATGGCCTCCTGCGTTCCCGAGGATTCCTGCCATCCCAATCCCTGCCAGGGATCCTgccgggcactgcccggcggCTTCGAGTGCGGCTGCGAGCCCGGCTACGCCCTGGCAGCCGACGGCCGCGGGTGCTCGGATGTGGACGAGTGCGAGTCGGGGCCGTGCCAGCACCAGTGCCACAACTTTCCCGGCGGCTTCCAGTGCCACTGCCGGCCCGGGTACAGCCCCGCGGGGCCCGCTGGCCACCACTGCCACGACGTGGATGAGTGTGCCCAGCCCCACGCGTGCCCGCAGCTCTGCATCAATATTCCCGGCTCTTTTCGCTGCACCTGCCGGCCCGGCTTCCAGCGGCAGCCGGGAGGAGAGTCCTGCCTGGATGTGGATGAATGCCTGCGGGATCCGTGTCCCGGCGCCTGCCGCAACTTCCCCGGCGGCTACGAGTGCCTGTGCCCGCCTGGCTCCCTCCGGGACGCCGATGGCCACGGCTGCAGCCCCGGAGACGCGATGCCAAACAGTATCCCACAGAGCTCCGGCATCCCGCAGAGCGCCAGCAGCATCCCACAGAGCTCCACCGTCATCCTAGAAAGCTCCAGCATCCCACAGAGCTCCGGCATCCCACGCACCGCGGGCACCCCATGGACCACGAGCATCCCTCGTACTCTGGGAATGCCCACCGCGGGACTGGGAGTCGGCTCGGACGAGCACAGCGCCGACGGCCCGCGGCTGCTGCTCTATTACATCGTAGGCAGCCTGGTGgccatcctgctcctgctggcgcTCGCCCTGGCGCTCGTGGCTTGCAGGAAAAGGGCGGCCAAAAGGGAGAAGCCACCGGCCAAAAACGCGGCCGATAATTATTGCTGGGTGCCCGAGCAGCCCGAGAGCCGCGGGGAGCGCAGGTAG
- the THBD gene encoding thrombomodulin — protein MRPLLPLLLLGTAALAQPPDPSPAGTQCLEHECFAVFWASRPFSDASESCERGGGHLMTVRSTVAEEAIALLLQNRKGRLWLGLSLSPSLSCTEPSRLLRGFRWVTGDHSTDYTNWALPGQRCGERCVTVSRELGWEERRCEEPADGFLCQYTYGGSCPHLASQRAVPVTYATPFGARGADFQALPPRSVAFVPDLGLELRCEDGDDAGPRWGRDTPGAWPCELGGGGCAGTCAEESGRPRCSCPEGTVLGPDGRGCRSPCEGAQCQHHCVVAGGSFLCMCAVGYRLAADGISCEDVDDCTSEPGPCEQKCLNTQGGFECQCHSGYRMVNGHCQRLPPCWEAPCQQRCEELPDGYRCGCFPGYAVDPRDATLCRLHCNATECPAVCDAEGACECPEGFLLDGDDLCVDMDECDSGHCEFNCTNTPGGYQCHCPPGYYLLGLDCKLDGDGEEASSGDLEPELHDPVPSRPPPKEEQLHPGVLVGIAVSALLSLLALLALGFCLARKRCRSHGSMDYKYSGPHEKELGLQPVPSAQKP, from the coding sequence ATGCGGCctctgctgccgctgctgctgctcgggACGGCGGCTCTGGCACAGCCGCCGGACCCGTCCCCCGCGGGCACGCAGTGCCTGGAGCACGAGTGTTTCGCCGTGTTCTGGGCGTCCCGGCCCTTCTCCGACGCCAGCGAGAGCTGCGAGCGGGGCGGGGGACACCTCATGACCGTGCGCTCCACCGTGGCCGAGGAGGCGATCGCGCTGCTGCTTCAGAACCGCAAGGGGCGGCTCTGGCTCGGGCTGTCGCTGTCGCCCTCCTTGTCCTGCACCGAGCCCAGCCGGCTGCTCCGCGGCTTCCGCTGGGTCACCGGCGACCACAGCACCGATTACACCAACtgggcgctgccggggcagcgctgcggcgAGCGCTGCGTGACCGTGTCccgggagctgggctgggaggagcGGCGCTGCGAGGAGCCGGCAGACGGCTTCCTCTGCCAGTACACCTACGGAGGCAGCTGTCCTCACCTGGCCTCCCAGCGCGCCGTCCCTGTCACCTACGCCACCCCCTTCGGCGCCCGCGGAGCGGACTTCCAGGCACTGCCTCCGCGCAGCGTGGCGTTCGTCCCTGACCTCGGGCTGGAGCTGCGCTGCGAGGATGGGGACGACGCGGGGCCGCGCTGGGGCCGCGACACCCCGGGAGCGTGGCCCTGCGAGCTGGGCGGCGGTGGCTGCGCGGGGACGTGCGCGGAGGAGAGCGGGCGGCCGCGCTGCTCCTGCCCCGAGGGCACGGTGCTGGGCCCGGACGGGCGCGGGTGCCGCTCGCCCTGTGAGGGGGCGCAGTGCCAGCATCACTGCGTGGTGGCCGGCGGCTCCTTCTTGTGCATGTGCGCCGTCGGGTACCGGCTGGCGGCCGATGGCATCAGCTGCGAGGACGTCGACGACTGCACCAGCGAGCCCGGCCCGTGCGAGCAGAAGTGCCTGAACACCCAGGGTGGCTTCGAGTGCCAGTGTCACAGCGGCTACAGGATGGTGAACGGGCACTGCCAGCGCCTGCCGCCCTGCTGGGAGGCGCCGTGCCAGCAGCGCTGCGAGGAGCTGCCCGACGGCTACCGCTGCGGCTGCTTCCCCGGCTACGCCGTGGACCCGCGGGATGCCACCCTCTGCCGCCTGCACTGCAACGCCACCGAGTGCCCCGCCGTGTGCGACGCCGAAGGGGCCTGCGAGTGTCCCGAGGGCTTCCTGCTGGACGGCGACGATCTGTGCGTGGACATGGATGAGTGCGACAGTGGTCACTGCGAGTTCAACTGCACCAACACCCCCGGCGGCTAccagtgccactgtcccccCGGCTACTACCTCCTCGGCCTCGACTGCAAACTGGACGGGGATGGCGAGGAAGCGTCCTCGGGGGATTTGGAGCCCGAACTGCATGACCCCGTCCCCAGCCGGCCCCCGCCGaaagaggagcagctgcaccCCGGGGTGCTGGTGGGCATCGCGGTGAGTGCCCTTCTGagcctcctggccctgctggctctgggaTTCTGCCTGGCCAGGAAGCGCTGTCGTTCCCACGGCTCTATGGATTACAAGTACAGCGGCCCCCACGAGAAGGAGCTGGGGCTTCAGCCCGTCCCCTCGGCACAGAAGCCGTAG
- the SSTR4 gene encoding somatostatin receptor type 4 — protein sequence MSTNTEQLLAAGIPLWSISSWASSEPPPNSSMAAAAAAAAGEAGRPPAAPEHGGSAAEIAGMVVLQCIYGLVCLLGLLGNALVIFVILRYAKMKTATNIYLLNLAIADELFMLSVPFVATAVALRRWPFGHALCRTVLGMDGLNMFSSVFCLTVLSLDRYIAVVHPLRAASYRRPRVAKLVNGGVWLLALLVASPIPVFAGTAVTRDGHAVACDLLWPSPAWATAFVVYSSALGFVLPVVAMALCYLLLAGKMRVVAQGVGWQQRRRSEGKLTRLVVTVVAMFVVCWLPFYVVQLLELLLPGHLDASAHNASLLLSYSNSCANPILYGLLSENFRNSFHGVLRRCRSAGLCCCHTTDGDGGDSEDEEEPLDYCAAPRGDTKGCVCPPMPCQQDPLRPQPCCAPGALLPKTTPF from the coding sequence ATGAGCACGAACACCGAGCAGCTCTTGGCAGCTGGAATCCCCCTCTGGAGCATCTCCAGTTGGGCCAGCTCTGAGCCACCCCCCAACAGCAGCatggcagcggcggcggcggcagcagcgggagAGGCCGGCCGGCCCCCGGCCGCCCCGGAGCacggcgggagcgcggcggaGATCGCGGGCATGGTGGTGCTGCAGTGCATCTACGGCCTGGTgtgcctgctggggctgctgggcaaTGCGCTGGTCATCTTCGTCATCCTGCGCTATGCCAAGATGAAGACGGCCACCAACATCTACCTGCTCAACCTGGCAATCGCCGACGAGCTCTTCATGCTCAGCGTGCCCTTCGTGGCCACGGCAGTGGCGCTGCGGCGCTGGCCCTTTGGACACGCGCTCTGCCGGACCGTGCTGGGCATGGATGGCCTCAACATGTTCAGCAGCGTCTTCTGCCTTACCGTGCTCAGCCTGGACCGCTACATCGCCGTGGTGCACCCGCTGCGCGCCGCCTCCTACCGCCGCCCGCGCGTCGCCAAGCTGGTCAACGGCGGCGTCTggctgctggcgctgctggTGGCCTCACCCATCCCGGTGTTCGCCGGCACGGCGGTCACCCGCGATGGCCACGCGGTGGCCTGCGACCTGCTGTGGCCCAGCCCGGCATGGGCCACCGCCTTTGTGGTGTACAGCAGCGCGCTGGGCTTCGTGTTGCCCGTGGTGGCCATGGCGCTGTGCTACCTGCTGCTGGCCGGCAAGATGCGCGTGGTGGCGCAGGGCGTGGGCTGGCAGCAGCGCCGGCGCTCCGAGGGCAAGCTGACGCGCCTGGTGGTCACCGTGGTGGCCATGTTTGTGGTGTGCTGGCTGCCCTTCTACGtggtgcagctgctggagctgctgctgcccggcCACCTGGATGCCAGCGCACACAACGCTTCGCTGCTGCTCAGCTACTCCAACAGCTGCGCCAACCCCATCCTCTATGGATTGCTCTCCGAGAACTTCCGCAACTCCTTCCACGGCGTGCTGCGCCGCTGCCGCAGCGCcggcctgtgctgctgccacaccaCCGATGGGGAcggaggggacagtgaggacgaggaggagccGCTGGATTACtgcgccgcgccccgcggggACACCAAGGGCTGCGTGTGTCCCCCCATGCCCTGCCAGCAGGACCCCCTgcgtccccagccctgctgcgcACCTGGGGCCCtcctccccaaaaccaccccctTCTAG